Proteins from one Candidatus Desulfovibrio trichonymphae genomic window:
- a CDS encoding ABC transporter ATP-binding protein, which yields MAGIYTFADVGKKFADMGEHLEIFKNINLIVEEGEALAVVGASGSGKSTLLHLMGALDTPSSGHVLFDGRDMAGMNRNEKAFFRNKTLGFVFQFHHLLPEFSALENVAMPAVIGGARPADALPEAVTLLEQMGLGERTNSKTSTLSGGERQRVAIARAVFLRPRVLLADEPTGNLDESAGARAGTLLRELNREHNMTLVVVTHNRDLAAGMDRVMELKAGKLQQQEWV from the coding sequence ATGGCAGGGATCTATACATTTGCCGACGTGGGAAAAAAATTTGCCGATATGGGGGAACATCTTGAAATTTTTAAGAATATCAATTTAATAGTGGAAGAAGGAGAAGCCCTTGCCGTTGTGGGAGCTTCAGGTTCCGGCAAATCCACCCTCTTGCATCTTATGGGGGCTCTTGATACTCCAAGCAGTGGGCACGTGCTGTTTGACGGCAGAGACATGGCGGGCATGAACCGCAATGAAAAAGCCTTCTTCCGCAACAAAACCCTGGGCTTTGTTTTTCAGTTTCACCATCTGCTGCCGGAATTTTCCGCGCTGGAAAACGTGGCGATGCCGGCCGTTATCGGCGGAGCTCGCCCGGCCGACGCGCTGCCGGAGGCTGTAACCCTGCTTGAGCAAATGGGGCTTGGCGAACGGACGAACAGCAAGACGTCCACGCTCTCCGGCGGCGAGCGGCAAAGGGTGGCCATTGCCCGCGCTGTTTTTTTACGCCCCCGCGTCCTTTTGGCCGACGAACCCACCGGCAATCTGGACGAAAGTGCCGGCGCGCGCGCGGGTACGCTGCTGCGCGAACTCAACCGCGAGCACAACATGACCCTGGTGGTCGTCACACATAACCGCGATCTGGCCGCAGGCATGGATCGCGTGATGGAATTAAAAGCCGGGAAGCTGCAGCAGCAGGAATGGGTTTGA
- a CDS encoding lipoprotein-releasing ABC transporter permease subunit, which yields MRFELFVAMRYLFSRRRQTFIYIISVMSILGVALGVGALVVVLGVYNGLTTDMREKILGANAHGIVLSHLPSAFEHNENLMERILAVPGVTGALPFIYAEAMLSADGGVKGVVLRGIDAQQAPEVLSLLRQMQSGAAADLERKGAPGIIIGTELARRLGLVPGSRVNLLSPAGQKGSAGYSPRIRPFEVTGIFKTGMYEYDSSLAFVTLAAARDVLSLPPAFLSGVEITVRDVFRADETAARLDGTLGSPFYVRTWMDMNANLFAALKLEKVGMFILLAMVVLIGSFSTVTSLVMLVMEKTRDIAIMISMGATSGMIRRIFMLQGIIIGITGTLLGYVFGLTLGFLLKRYQFIKLPDNVYTVDHLPIIITVSDVVIVGASALLLCFLATLYPARQAAMLEPAEALRYE from the coding sequence ATGCGTTTTGAACTATTTGTGGCCATGCGCTATCTGTTTTCGCGGCGCAGACAGACCTTTATCTATATCATCTCCGTCATGTCCATCTTGGGCGTGGCTCTGGGCGTCGGCGCGCTGGTAGTGGTGCTCGGCGTGTACAACGGTCTGACCACAGACATGCGCGAAAAAATTCTCGGGGCCAACGCCCACGGCATTGTGCTCTCCCACCTTCCATCCGCCTTTGAACACAATGAGAATCTGATGGAGCGCATTCTCGCCGTTCCCGGCGTCACCGGCGCGCTGCCCTTCATCTACGCAGAGGCTATGCTTTCCGCCGACGGCGGGGTCAAGGGCGTTGTTCTGCGCGGCATCGACGCGCAACAGGCTCCTGAGGTGCTCTCGCTGCTGCGTCAGATGCAGTCCGGCGCCGCGGCCGACCTGGAACGGAAAGGCGCGCCCGGTATTATCATCGGCACCGAACTGGCCCGCCGTCTCGGCCTTGTGCCGGGCAGCCGCGTCAACCTGCTCTCGCCCGCCGGGCAAAAAGGATCCGCCGGCTATTCCCCGCGCATCCGCCCCTTTGAAGTGACGGGTATTTTCAAAACCGGAATGTACGAATACGACTCGTCGCTCGCCTTTGTGACCCTTGCCGCGGCCCGTGATGTCCTGAGCCTGCCGCCGGCCTTTCTTTCCGGCGTGGAAATCACCGTGCGGGACGTGTTCAGAGCTGACGAAACAGCCGCGCGTCTTGACGGGACACTCGGCTCGCCCTTTTACGTGCGCACATGGATGGACATGAACGCGAACCTCTTCGCCGCCCTCAAACTGGAAAAAGTCGGCATGTTCATCCTGCTGGCCATGGTGGTGCTGATCGGCTCGTTTTCCACCGTCACAAGCCTTGTCATGCTGGTGATGGAAAAAACCCGCGACATCGCCATCATGATATCCATGGGCGCCACAAGCGGCATGATACGCCGCATTTTCATGCTTCAGGGTATAATTATCGGCATCACGGGCACGCTGCTCGGCTATGTTTTCGGCTTGACGCTGGGCTTTCTGCTCAAGCGCTATCAGTTCATTAAATTGCCGGACAACGTCTACACGGTGGACCATCTGCCCATCATCATCACAGTTTCAGACGTTGTCATTGTCGGCGCGAGCGCCCTGCTGCTCTGTTTTCTCGCCACACTCTACCCGGCCCGTCAGGCGGCTATGCTTGAGCCGGCCGAAGCGTTGCGCTACGAATAG
- the lysS gene encoding lysine--tRNA ligase — protein sequence MLESIAAREGLNEVLKHRVSKACDLLDAGVPLFPNNFRKQHHIAAVLEDFGPLDAEALAGRKDVVVLAGRIVSWRSFGKVAFFHLMDDSGRIQCYATKKNIDERSSLVVKKLEVGDIVGVSGRLFRTKTGELTLNCVGVTLLTRSMRPLPEKYHGLKDMETRYRQRYVDLIVTPRAREVFQKRSLIVHEFRVVMEEAGFMEVETPMMQPLPGGATARPFTTHHNTLDLRLYMRVAPELYLKRLLVAGFEKVFELNRNFRNEGIDTRHNPEFTMCEFYWAYATFEDLMDFTEKLFAHIAVRVCGSCVVTYQGQKIDLTPGRWKRLSFYDSLTQIGGHAADFYNNYAKVRNYIRERGEKITEKESLQKLHAKLFDLDVEDKLVQPHFIYHYPTEISPLSRRNNDRPELTDRFELFITGREMSNAFSELNDPVDQRLRFEEQALEKEAGDEDAHSLDEDYLRALEYGMPPAAGQGVGIDRLVMLLTDSPSIREVILFPLLRPEF from the coding sequence ATGCTAGAGAGCATAGCCGCGCGCGAGGGTTTGAACGAAGTTCTCAAACACCGCGTCAGCAAAGCCTGTGACCTGCTAGACGCCGGCGTGCCGCTCTTTCCCAACAATTTCCGCAAACAGCACCATATCGCCGCCGTGCTGGAAGACTTCGGCCCGCTTGACGCGGAGGCGCTGGCCGGGCGGAAGGACGTCGTCGTGCTGGCCGGACGCATCGTCTCATGGCGTTCTTTCGGCAAAGTTGCCTTTTTTCACCTCATGGACGACAGCGGGCGCATACAGTGCTACGCCACGAAAAAAAATATTGACGAACGCTCCTCCCTTGTCGTCAAAAAACTGGAAGTGGGCGATATTGTCGGGGTAAGCGGCCGCCTGTTCCGGACAAAAACAGGCGAACTCACCCTCAACTGCGTCGGGGTAACTTTGCTGACCCGCTCCATGCGTCCCCTGCCGGAAAAATACCACGGTCTGAAAGACATGGAGACACGCTACCGCCAGCGCTATGTGGATTTGATTGTCACGCCGCGCGCACGGGAGGTCTTTCAGAAACGTAGTCTAATTGTACATGAATTTCGTGTAGTTATGGAAGAAGCAGGCTTCATGGAAGTGGAAACGCCCATGATGCAGCCCCTGCCCGGCGGAGCGACGGCGCGCCCCTTTACCACCCACCACAACACGCTGGACCTGCGGCTGTATATGCGTGTCGCGCCGGAGCTGTATTTAAAACGCCTGCTCGTGGCCGGCTTTGAAAAAGTGTTTGAACTCAACCGCAACTTCCGCAATGAGGGCATCGACACGCGGCACAACCCGGAATTCACCATGTGTGAATTCTACTGGGCGTACGCCACATTTGAAGACCTTATGGACTTTACGGAAAAGCTCTTCGCCCACATCGCCGTCAGGGTCTGCGGCTCCTGCGTCGTGACCTATCAGGGGCAGAAAATAGACCTCACTCCCGGCCGCTGGAAACGCCTGAGCTTTTATGACTCCCTCACGCAGATCGGCGGGCACGCGGCAGATTTTTACAATAACTACGCGAAAGTGCGTAACTATATCCGCGAACGTGGCGAAAAAATCACGGAAAAAGAAAGCCTGCAAAAACTCCATGCCAAACTTTTTGATCTGGATGTGGAAGACAAGCTGGTGCAGCCGCATTTCATCTACCATTATCCCACGGAAATTTCACCGCTGTCGCGCCGCAACAATGATCGGCCCGAACTGACGGACCGCTTTGAGCTTTTCATAACCGGGCGCGAAATGTCCAACGCCTTTTCCGAGCTGAACGACCCGGTGGACCAGCGCCTGCGCTTTGAAGAACAGGCGCTGGAAAAAGAGGCCGGCGACGAAGATGCCCACAGCTTGGACGAGGACTATCTGCGCGCCCTTGAATACGGCATGCCCCCGGCGGCGGGCCAGGGGGTCGGCATTGACCGCCTTGTCATGCTGCTCACAGACTCGCCCTCCATTCGCGAAGTTATTCTCTTCCCCCTGTTGCGGCCGGAATTTTAG